The following proteins are encoded in a genomic region of Neurospora crassa OR74A linkage group VI, whole genome shotgun sequence:
- a CDS encoding exocyst complex component Sec3 has product MSGQMTRAERFEDEKRRIIESCFNKRDEDGSTIETYITHIRITEFSTHPTSPPPPQARTPNTEKPRIIIVAVRKSGRVRLHKSKENPNGTFSIGKTWFLDDLSDIESFTSPTASPNFREWAGDVGFIVTLGKPYYWQAQTDKEKKFFIASLIKIFGKYTGGRVPRLIGFDQRELDQVLGGAQAPRRPADRGPPSRSGTQIDQQGATPPLSRSATFDKPPSRSGPMDNPPSRSATFDLPPSRSGILDPAVSSGNVSATSGYGSFPPPLAGPPPSAPPPGPPPSRPVPERMPSRTNLAPNSKDRGPSPSRSIESSNVRSQEQLPLRRMNSNQTLDSRAPSLATRTEDSSSFRPGSRAGTGDSKVTTPEPATAPTPSVPAEAPARKRPPMDPLRPLQLDSGLVPAPLMSPALRSPGLRGRADPVLPPPRSVDRMMPRKNSILTQNEPQRAPSPAPPVADQVVTPIEPRKIELPVSVAPSPTVSTPSASIKSPISEAMTDSPRTDEESRPGLGPMIKSKKSRGQIAGAIWKAATAASAFKPRPGGAADRLRNLTKNPEGPDGITSVVPAPPKPTPPQKQEQAAPGGQAKPADGKAGVPEVKVTDSKGKAEDAPKDKKKDEALEPEEPRRAIVAGNDIKYLTSLGIDPSILDTKTTEFAKWLDYFGWVPGKQMRSRNFDEMRIDVDRELSKAQAGGWLARFQEEDERVDAIKKGIDVALAECDELDNLLTLYSVELSTLSDDIAYIEAQGQGLQVQAANQKLLKKELESLLATCAISESDLAALKVAPLETATGVEEIESALVALFKAMTKIDPAMGAIEGRRSEDGSGGQAMALNSDYGNMRIVQEKREMYMAESTLFMRRLTEFMARRFEDAFRATKMALDNALSKKVDPRNHEAGRDILWMYSPLILYAKEVDVANWDRIMQIYQDISHPIYKAEFKDAMDSWKKNARKMTGEETAELLFTSGHDKKDEGLANTARKLTVKRSQTLARTLRSQVGEGKAGTAADKTLDSRALPYEAFAGVLDDLLPLVEMEQNFVIDFFHASTLEQVDFPDLVVASRPQDRRGNDLKRHRMMEPDRDLARRITRAMEVIFMFFDKNLQNLMDWVLMMDPLQGVGVLATLERKMADISQSNQDYLNTVLQKLHGNLEGKFKKFVDEQVRAIEETKVKIKKRKGVIHFMRIFPQFSAAVENMLSSSAAAVGSTMESPVSASNLTVRRMIDREYDRIIKTMFDSLKVIARENPAVALPAAGGGGGGNSSFPSFPGSSAASMISSVNISSLRGSSGADTEEDKEALNFHILLIENMNHFIEEVDNPKGLEVLDDWREAAQQELAEHLNLYTNTVMRRPLGKLLEYLENVEAQLAAGKNPGAVAAQTNTSKSAFNKVLSGYDGKEVRKGIETLRKRVEKHFGGDDDAPGGDGASAITTGSNGSRVVGGGNRGLVMRVLKECERFYGEVDMRLAKITTEVYGGEVLWEWPRAEVKSAFTQVGR; this is encoded by the exons ATGAGCGGCCAAATGACCAGGGCCGAACGATTCGAGGACGAGAAGCGGAGAATCATCGAGAGTTGCTTCAACAAGAGAGATGAGGACGGCTCCA CTATCGAAACCTACATCACCCACATCCGCATCACCGAGTTCTCGACACACCCGACCTCGCCCCCGCCGCCCCAGGCACGAACCCCTAATACCGAAAAGCCtcgcatcatcatcgtcgccgtgCGCAAGTCCGGCCGCGTGCGCCTACACAAGTCCAAGGAGAACCCCAATGGCACCTTTTCCATCGGCAAGACATGGTTCCTCGACGACCTCTCCGACATCGAGTCCTTCACCAGCCCGACCGCCAGCCCCAACTTCCGTGAGTGGGCCGGCGATGTGGGCTTCATCGTCACCCTGGGGAAGCCATACTACTGGCAGGCCCAGAccgacaaggagaagaagttcTTCATTGCCAGTTTGATCAAGATCTTCGGCAAGTACACTGGCGGCCGCGTGCCGAGACTAATAGGCTTCGACCAGCGCGAACTCGACCAAGTCTTGGGTGGTGCCCAGGCGCCGAGGCGACCAGCAGATAGGGGCCCGCCTTCGAGATCCGGCACCCAGATCGACCAGCAAGGGGCTACCCCTCCTCTTTCGAGGTCGGCCACATTCGATAAACCACCCTCGCGATCGGGGCCCATGGACAACCCTCCCTCGAGATCCGCTACCTTTGATCTTCCTCCTTCGCGATCCGGCATCTTGGACCCTGCTGTTAGTAGCGGCAATGTCTCCGCGACCTCTGGATATGGCTCCTTCCCACCTCCACTCGCCGGGCCACCGCCCTCCGCGCCTCCCCCTGGACCTCCTCCCAGCCGCCCGGTTCCCGAGAGAATGCCTTCCCGTACCAACCTGGCTCCCAATAGCAAAGACAGGGGGCCGTCGCCATCCAGGAGCATTGAGTCAAGCAATGTGAGGTCGCAGGAGCAACTACCGCTGCGGAGAATGAACTCCAATCAGACTCTGGATTCAAGGGCACCTTCGTTGGCGACAAGAACCGAGGATAGCTCTAGTTTCCGTCCAGGGTCTAGAGCTGGTACTGGAGACTCCAAAGTTACCACTCCTGAACCCGCCACGGCCCCGACACCTTCTGTACCGGCTGAGGCTCCGGCGAGGAAGCGACCACCCATGGATCCTCTACGCCCATTGCAGCTTGACAGCGGTCTGGTGCCAGCACCGTTGATGAGTCCCGCTCTACGTAGTCCTGGTTTACGTGGACGGGCAGACCCGGTCCTGCCTCCTCCGCGAAGTGTGGACCGTATGATGCCTCGCAAGAACTCCATACTCACCCAAAACGAGCCGCAGCGGGCGCCATCCCCTGCCCCACCTGTGGCCGACCAAGTAGTTACACCCATTGAACCCAGGAAAATTGAGCTCCCCGTGAGCGTGGCTCCTAGTCCCACCGTGAGCACGCCTAGCGCTTCGATCAAGTCACCCATCTCTGAGGCCATGACCGACTCCCCACGAACGGACGAGGAGAGTCGACCGGGTCTCGGACCCATGATCAAATCCAAAAAGTCCAGGGGACAGATTGCGGGCGCTATCTGGAAGGCGGCAACGGCAGCGTCTGCCTTTAAGCCGAGGCCTGGCGGTGCAGCTGATCGTCTACGAAACTTGACCAAAAATCCCGAGGGGCCAGACGGCATCACTAGTGTCGTCCCGGCACCACCCAAGCCAACTCCCCCGCAAAAACAGGAACAGGCGGCCCCTGGTGGTCAGGCAAAGCCAGCTGATGGGAAGGCTGGAGTTCCCGAGGTGAAGGTGACAGATTCCAAGGGCAAGGCGGAGGATGCgcccaaggacaagaagaaggacgaagcACTTGAGCCCGAGGAACCGCGGCGGGCGATTGTTGCTGGCAACGATATCAAGTACCTTACCTCACTCGGCATCGACCCGTCTATCCTCGATACCAAAACGACCGAGTTTGCCAAATGGCTGGACTACTTTGGCTGGGTGCCCGGTAAGCAGATGCGGTCTCGCAACTTTGACGAGATGAGGATTGATGTCGACCGCGAGCTTAGCAAGGCCCAGGCGGGCGGCTGGCTGGCGCGTttccaggaggaggatgagaggGTGGATGCTATCAAGAAGGGCATCGACGTGGCGCTTGCCGAGTGTGACGAGCTTGATAACTTGCTCACACTGTACAGTGTCGAGCTATCT ACACTCTCGGACGATATTGCCTATATCGAAgcccaaggccaaggtcTCCAGGTTCAGGCTGCAAACCAGAAGCTACTCAAGAAGGAATTGGAGTCTTTGTTAGCTACATGCGCCATCAGCGAGTCGGATCTCGCCGCTCTGAAGGTTGCGCCACTTGAGACTGCAACCGGCGTGGAGGAGATTGAATCAGCCCTTGTCGCATTATTCAAGGCCATGACGAAGATTGATCCCGCAATGGGTGCTATTGAAGGACGCAGGAGCGAGGATGGAAGCGGTGGCCAAGCCATGGCCCTCAACAGCGACTATGGAAACATGCGCATCGTtcaggagaagagggagatgtACATGGCAGAAAGCACTTTGTTCATGCGCAGACTGACCGAGTTCATGGCACGACGATTCGAGGATGCATTCCGGGCCACCAAGATGGCGTTGGATAACGCGCTCTCGAAGAAGGTTGACCCTCGTAACCATGAAGCTGGCAGGGATATCCTCTGGATGTACAGTCCGCTTATTCTTTACGCCAAGGAAGTCGATGTTGCCAACTGGGACCGCATTATGCAGATATACCAAGACATCAGCCACCCGATTTACAAGGCCGAGTTCAAGGATGCAATGGATTcatggaagaagaacgcgaggaagatgacagGCGAAGAGACGGCCGAACTGCTATTCACTTCAGGACACGATAAGAAGGACGAAGGCCTTGCTAACACGGCAAGAAAGCTTACCGTCAAGCGAAGTCAGACACTGGCGAGAACCCTCCGCTCACAGGTCGGTGAAGGAAAAGCCGGCACTGCTGCGGACAAGACTCTAGATAGCAGGGCTCTCCCTTACGAAGCGTTTGCTGGCGTCCTGGACGATCTTCTTCCCCTGGTGGAGATGGAGCAAAACTTTGTCATTGACTTCTTCCATGCCTCGACTCTGGAGCAGGTCGATTTCCCCGATCTCGTGGTTGCGTCCAGGCCTCAGGACCGTCGCGGAAACGATCTCAAACGCCATCGCATGATGGAACCGGATCGTGATCTGGCCCGCAGGATCACCCGTGCTATGGAGGTCATCTTTATGTTCTTTGATAAGAACTTGCAGAACCTGATGGACtgggtgttgatgatggatccTCT ACAAGGAGTTGGTGTTTTGGCCACGCTGGAGCGCAAGATGGCCGATATCAGTCAATCCAACCAAGACTACCTCAACACCGTTCTACAAAAGCTTCATGGCAACCTCGAAGGCAAGTTCAAGAAGTTTGTCGACGAGCAGGTGCGCGCCATCGAGGAGACCAAGgtcaagatcaagaagcGCAAAGGCGTCATCCACTTCATGCGCATCTTCCCCCAGTTCTCTGCGGCCGTCGAGAACATGCTCTCCTCTAGCGCTGCTGCCGTCGGCAGCACCATGGAATCGCCCGTATCTGCCAGCAACCTTACCGTCCGCCGCATGATCGACCGCGAGTACGACCGCATCATCAAGACCATGTTCGATTCGCTCAAGGTCATTGCGCGCGAGAACCCAGCCGTGGCTCTCCCCGccgccggcggtggtggcggcggcaactCCAGCTTCCCGTCCTTCCCCGGAAGCAGCGCTGCCTCCATGATCAGCAGCGTCAATATTAGCAGCTTGCGCGGCTCCTCGGGGGCCGACACGGAAGAGGACAAGGAAGCTCTCAACTTCCACATCCTGCTCATCGAAAACATGAACCACTTCATCGAGGAGGTCGACAACCCTAAGGGCCTCGAGGTGCTCGACGACTGGCGCGAGGCTGCCCAGCAGGAGCTCGCAGAGCACTTGAACCTCTACACCAACACTGTCATGCGCAGACCGTTGGGTAAGCTGCTTGAGTACCTCGAGAATGTCGAGGCTCAGCTGGCGGCTGGCAAGAACCCCGGCGCTGTGGCCGCGCAGACGAATACCTCCAAGTCCGCATTCAACAAAGTCTTGAGCGGGTATGACGGGAAGGAAGTCCGCAAGGGTATCGAGACGCTAAGGAAGAGAGTGGAGAAGCACTTTggcggcgatgatgatgccccCGGTGGCGACGGCGCGAGCGCGATTACTACTGGTAGCAACGGATCTAGGGTGGTGGGCGGGGGTAACAGAGGTCTGGTGATGAGGGTATTGAAGGAGTGCGAGAGGTTCTACGGCGAGGTGGACATGAGGTTGGCAAAGATTACGACCGAGGTATATGGCGGTGAGGTGTTGTGGGAGTGGCCGAGAGCGGAGGTGAAGAGTGCTTTTACCCAAGTGGGGAGGTGA
- a CDS encoding exocyst complex component Sec3, variant, with amino-acid sequence MRTAPVAIETYITHIRITEFSTHPTSPPPPQARTPNTEKPRIIIVAVRKSGRVRLHKSKENPNGTFSIGKTWFLDDLSDIESFTSPTASPNFREWAGDVGFIVTLGKPYYWQAQTDKEKKFFIASLIKIFGKYTGGRVPRLIGFDQRELDQVLGGAQAPRRPADRGPPSRSGTQIDQQGATPPLSRSATFDKPPSRSGPMDNPPSRSATFDLPPSRSGILDPAVSSGNVSATSGYGSFPPPLAGPPPSAPPPGPPPSRPVPERMPSRTNLAPNSKDRGPSPSRSIESSNVRSQEQLPLRRMNSNQTLDSRAPSLATRTEDSSSFRPGSRAGTGDSKVTTPEPATAPTPSVPAEAPARKRPPMDPLRPLQLDSGLVPAPLMSPALRSPGLRGRADPVLPPPRSVDRMMPRKNSILTQNEPQRAPSPAPPVADQVVTPIEPRKIELPVSVAPSPTVSTPSASIKSPISEAMTDSPRTDEESRPGLGPMIKSKKSRGQIAGAIWKAATAASAFKPRPGGAADRLRNLTKNPEGPDGITSVVPAPPKPTPPQKQEQAAPGGQAKPADGKAGVPEVKVTDSKGKAEDAPKDKKKDEALEPEEPRRAIVAGNDIKYLTSLGIDPSILDTKTTEFAKWLDYFGWVPGKQMRSRNFDEMRIDVDRELSKAQAGGWLARFQEEDERVDAIKKGIDVALAECDELDNLLTLYSVELSTLSDDIAYIEAQGQGLQVQAANQKLLKKELESLLATCAISESDLAALKVAPLETATGVEEIESALVALFKAMTKIDPAMGAIEGRRSEDGSGGQAMALNSDYGNMRIVQEKREMYMAESTLFMRRLTEFMARRFEDAFRATKMALDNALSKKVDPRNHEAGRDILWMYSPLILYAKEVDVANWDRIMQIYQDISHPIYKAEFKDAMDSWKKNARKMTGEETAELLFTSGHDKKDEGLANTARKLTVKRSQTLARTLRSQVGEGKAGTAADKTLDSRALPYEAFAGVLDDLLPLVEMEQNFVIDFFHASTLEQVDFPDLVVASRPQDRRGNDLKRHRMMEPDRDLARRITRAMEVIFMFFDKNLQNLMDWVLMMDPLQGVGVLATLERKMADISQSNQDYLNTVLQKLHGNLEGKFKKFVDEQVRAIEETKVKIKKRKGVIHFMRIFPQFSAAVENMLSSSAAAVGSTMESPVSASNLTVRRMIDREYDRIIKTMFDSLKVIARENPAVALPAAGGGGGGNSSFPSFPGSSAASMISSVNISSLRGSSGADTEEDKEALNFHILLIENMNHFIEEVDNPKGLEVLDDWREAAQQELAEHLNLYTNTVMRRPLGKLLEYLENVEAQLAAGKNPGAVAAQTNTSKSAFNKVLSGYDGKEVRKGIETLRKRVEKHFGGDDDAPGGDGASAITTGSNGSRVVGGGNRGLVMRVLKECERFYGEVDMRLAKITTEVYGGEVLWEWPRAEVKSAFTQVGR; translated from the exons ATGAGGACGGCTCCAGTAG CTATCGAAACCTACATCACCCACATCCGCATCACCGAGTTCTCGACACACCCGACCTCGCCCCCGCCGCCCCAGGCACGAACCCCTAATACCGAAAAGCCtcgcatcatcatcgtcgccgtgCGCAAGTCCGGCCGCGTGCGCCTACACAAGTCCAAGGAGAACCCCAATGGCACCTTTTCCATCGGCAAGACATGGTTCCTCGACGACCTCTCCGACATCGAGTCCTTCACCAGCCCGACCGCCAGCCCCAACTTCCGTGAGTGGGCCGGCGATGTGGGCTTCATCGTCACCCTGGGGAAGCCATACTACTGGCAGGCCCAGAccgacaaggagaagaagttcTTCATTGCCAGTTTGATCAAGATCTTCGGCAAGTACACTGGCGGCCGCGTGCCGAGACTAATAGGCTTCGACCAGCGCGAACTCGACCAAGTCTTGGGTGGTGCCCAGGCGCCGAGGCGACCAGCAGATAGGGGCCCGCCTTCGAGATCCGGCACCCAGATCGACCAGCAAGGGGCTACCCCTCCTCTTTCGAGGTCGGCCACATTCGATAAACCACCCTCGCGATCGGGGCCCATGGACAACCCTCCCTCGAGATCCGCTACCTTTGATCTTCCTCCTTCGCGATCCGGCATCTTGGACCCTGCTGTTAGTAGCGGCAATGTCTCCGCGACCTCTGGATATGGCTCCTTCCCACCTCCACTCGCCGGGCCACCGCCCTCCGCGCCTCCCCCTGGACCTCCTCCCAGCCGCCCGGTTCCCGAGAGAATGCCTTCCCGTACCAACCTGGCTCCCAATAGCAAAGACAGGGGGCCGTCGCCATCCAGGAGCATTGAGTCAAGCAATGTGAGGTCGCAGGAGCAACTACCGCTGCGGAGAATGAACTCCAATCAGACTCTGGATTCAAGGGCACCTTCGTTGGCGACAAGAACCGAGGATAGCTCTAGTTTCCGTCCAGGGTCTAGAGCTGGTACTGGAGACTCCAAAGTTACCACTCCTGAACCCGCCACGGCCCCGACACCTTCTGTACCGGCTGAGGCTCCGGCGAGGAAGCGACCACCCATGGATCCTCTACGCCCATTGCAGCTTGACAGCGGTCTGGTGCCAGCACCGTTGATGAGTCCCGCTCTACGTAGTCCTGGTTTACGTGGACGGGCAGACCCGGTCCTGCCTCCTCCGCGAAGTGTGGACCGTATGATGCCTCGCAAGAACTCCATACTCACCCAAAACGAGCCGCAGCGGGCGCCATCCCCTGCCCCACCTGTGGCCGACCAAGTAGTTACACCCATTGAACCCAGGAAAATTGAGCTCCCCGTGAGCGTGGCTCCTAGTCCCACCGTGAGCACGCCTAGCGCTTCGATCAAGTCACCCATCTCTGAGGCCATGACCGACTCCCCACGAACGGACGAGGAGAGTCGACCGGGTCTCGGACCCATGATCAAATCCAAAAAGTCCAGGGGACAGATTGCGGGCGCTATCTGGAAGGCGGCAACGGCAGCGTCTGCCTTTAAGCCGAGGCCTGGCGGTGCAGCTGATCGTCTACGAAACTTGACCAAAAATCCCGAGGGGCCAGACGGCATCACTAGTGTCGTCCCGGCACCACCCAAGCCAACTCCCCCGCAAAAACAGGAACAGGCGGCCCCTGGTGGTCAGGCAAAGCCAGCTGATGGGAAGGCTGGAGTTCCCGAGGTGAAGGTGACAGATTCCAAGGGCAAGGCGGAGGATGCgcccaaggacaagaagaaggacgaagcACTTGAGCCCGAGGAACCGCGGCGGGCGATTGTTGCTGGCAACGATATCAAGTACCTTACCTCACTCGGCATCGACCCGTCTATCCTCGATACCAAAACGACCGAGTTTGCCAAATGGCTGGACTACTTTGGCTGGGTGCCCGGTAAGCAGATGCGGTCTCGCAACTTTGACGAGATGAGGATTGATGTCGACCGCGAGCTTAGCAAGGCCCAGGCGGGCGGCTGGCTGGCGCGTttccaggaggaggatgagaggGTGGATGCTATCAAGAAGGGCATCGACGTGGCGCTTGCCGAGTGTGACGAGCTTGATAACTTGCTCACACTGTACAGTGTCGAGCTATCT ACACTCTCGGACGATATTGCCTATATCGAAgcccaaggccaaggtcTCCAGGTTCAGGCTGCAAACCAGAAGCTACTCAAGAAGGAATTGGAGTCTTTGTTAGCTACATGCGCCATCAGCGAGTCGGATCTCGCCGCTCTGAAGGTTGCGCCACTTGAGACTGCAACCGGCGTGGAGGAGATTGAATCAGCCCTTGTCGCATTATTCAAGGCCATGACGAAGATTGATCCCGCAATGGGTGCTATTGAAGGACGCAGGAGCGAGGATGGAAGCGGTGGCCAAGCCATGGCCCTCAACAGCGACTATGGAAACATGCGCATCGTtcaggagaagagggagatgtACATGGCAGAAAGCACTTTGTTCATGCGCAGACTGACCGAGTTCATGGCACGACGATTCGAGGATGCATTCCGGGCCACCAAGATGGCGTTGGATAACGCGCTCTCGAAGAAGGTTGACCCTCGTAACCATGAAGCTGGCAGGGATATCCTCTGGATGTACAGTCCGCTTATTCTTTACGCCAAGGAAGTCGATGTTGCCAACTGGGACCGCATTATGCAGATATACCAAGACATCAGCCACCCGATTTACAAGGCCGAGTTCAAGGATGCAATGGATTcatggaagaagaacgcgaggaagatgacagGCGAAGAGACGGCCGAACTGCTATTCACTTCAGGACACGATAAGAAGGACGAAGGCCTTGCTAACACGGCAAGAAAGCTTACCGTCAAGCGAAGTCAGACACTGGCGAGAACCCTCCGCTCACAGGTCGGTGAAGGAAAAGCCGGCACTGCTGCGGACAAGACTCTAGATAGCAGGGCTCTCCCTTACGAAGCGTTTGCTGGCGTCCTGGACGATCTTCTTCCCCTGGTGGAGATGGAGCAAAACTTTGTCATTGACTTCTTCCATGCCTCGACTCTGGAGCAGGTCGATTTCCCCGATCTCGTGGTTGCGTCCAGGCCTCAGGACCGTCGCGGAAACGATCTCAAACGCCATCGCATGATGGAACCGGATCGTGATCTGGCCCGCAGGATCACCCGTGCTATGGAGGTCATCTTTATGTTCTTTGATAAGAACTTGCAGAACCTGATGGACtgggtgttgatgatggatccTCT ACAAGGAGTTGGTGTTTTGGCCACGCTGGAGCGCAAGATGGCCGATATCAGTCAATCCAACCAAGACTACCTCAACACCGTTCTACAAAAGCTTCATGGCAACCTCGAAGGCAAGTTCAAGAAGTTTGTCGACGAGCAGGTGCGCGCCATCGAGGAGACCAAGgtcaagatcaagaagcGCAAAGGCGTCATCCACTTCATGCGCATCTTCCCCCAGTTCTCTGCGGCCGTCGAGAACATGCTCTCCTCTAGCGCTGCTGCCGTCGGCAGCACCATGGAATCGCCCGTATCTGCCAGCAACCTTACCGTCCGCCGCATGATCGACCGCGAGTACGACCGCATCATCAAGACCATGTTCGATTCGCTCAAGGTCATTGCGCGCGAGAACCCAGCCGTGGCTCTCCCCGccgccggcggtggtggcggcggcaactCCAGCTTCCCGTCCTTCCCCGGAAGCAGCGCTGCCTCCATGATCAGCAGCGTCAATATTAGCAGCTTGCGCGGCTCCTCGGGGGCCGACACGGAAGAGGACAAGGAAGCTCTCAACTTCCACATCCTGCTCATCGAAAACATGAACCACTTCATCGAGGAGGTCGACAACCCTAAGGGCCTCGAGGTGCTCGACGACTGGCGCGAGGCTGCCCAGCAGGAGCTCGCAGAGCACTTGAACCTCTACACCAACACTGTCATGCGCAGACCGTTGGGTAAGCTGCTTGAGTACCTCGAGAATGTCGAGGCTCAGCTGGCGGCTGGCAAGAACCCCGGCGCTGTGGCCGCGCAGACGAATACCTCCAAGTCCGCATTCAACAAAGTCTTGAGCGGGTATGACGGGAAGGAAGTCCGCAAGGGTATCGAGACGCTAAGGAAGAGAGTGGAGAAGCACTTTggcggcgatgatgatgccccCGGTGGCGACGGCGCGAGCGCGATTACTACTGGTAGCAACGGATCTAGGGTGGTGGGCGGGGGTAACAGAGGTCTGGTGATGAGGGTATTGAAGGAGTGCGAGAGGTTCTACGGCGAGGTGGACATGAGGTTGGCAAAGATTACGACCGAGGTATATGGCGGTGAGGTGTTGTGGGAGTGGCCGAGAGCGGAGGTGAAGAGTGCTTTTACCCAAGTGGGGAGGTGA
- a CDS encoding DRAP deaminase produces the protein MAATVATRLVNDNETPPLTPNPTSVVEVSDAVTMSPAAEPPAVAITPSDPWPRPYFVEDGLRRVVPYHYTYNTWCKERWRGRKLMEIFEVEFRDRPAEYYRNAVETGLVVVNGKAVGPEHVLKNGDLISHTTHRHEPPVTAEPIRVIHEDNDLIVINKPSGVPVHPAGRYNYNSVVEIIKSERGPGFLPRPCNRLDRLTSGIMFLAKSQHAAERLVAQISQRSVRKEYIARVVGRFPDGEVVCDQPILQISPKLTLNRVRANGKAARTVFKRLAYYPPVDPPTKGQTEQPAMPDAEQAAQRRGEGEGYSIVRCLPVTGRTHQIRVHLQFLGHPIQNDPIYANQKVWGFDLGRNDADAARNSDEDIISRLSRMGKEDIADAVAYYDEMVDNYHRKKAEKMSGQLCDVCRTPLYTDPGEQELSLWLHSLRYEDADGAWSYVSPLPAWALPPSGMTGPTEVGGMDDLVSAVDASST, from the coding sequence ATGGCGGCCACAGTCGCGACAAGACTCGTCAATGACAATGAGACACCACCCCTTACCCCCAACCCTACGTCGGTTGTTGAAGTGTCGGATGCGGTGACCATGTCTCCGGCCGCTGAACCTCCCGCTGTTGCGATCACTCCGTCCGATCCCTGGCCCCGGCCCTACTTTGTCGAAGATGGCCTTCGCCGCGTCGTGCCGTACCATTACACCTACAACACGTGGTGCAAGGAGCGTTGGCGCGGTCGCAAGCTGATGGAAATATTTGAGGTCGAGTTCCGGGACCGGCCGGCCGAGTATTACCGTAACGCCGTTGAGACCGGCCTAGTTGTCGTCAATGGCAAGGCCGTCGGTCCCGAACACGTCCTCAAAAATGGTGACCTCATCTCCCATACCACTCACCGTCATGAGCCTCCCGTCACAGCCGAGCCCATTCGCGTGATTCACGAAGACAATGATCTGATTGTCATCAACAAGCCGTCCGGTGTCCCCGTCCACCCCGCTGGCCGCTACAACTACAATTCTGTTGTCGAGATTATCAAGTCCGAGAGGGGACCTGGTTTCTTACCGCGTCCTTGCAACAGACTTGACCGGCTCACCAGCGGTATCATGTTTCTTGCCAAAAGTCAGCACGCGGCCGAACGTCTCGTTGCTCAAATTTCTCAACGCAGTGTCCGCAAGGAGTACATCGCCAGGGTTGTTGGCAGGTTTCCCGACGGTGAAGTGGTTTGCGATCAACCCATCCTTCAGATTTCCCCCAAACTAACCCTCAACCGTGTGCGCGCCAACGGCAAGGCGGCCCGAACCGTTTTCAAGCGCCTGGCCTATTATCCTCCCGTTGACCCTCCTACCAAGGGTCAGACCGAACAACCGGCTATGCCGGACGCAGAGCAAGCGGCGCAGAGGAGGGGCGAAGGAGAGGGATATTCCATTGTCCGCTGTCTTCCCGTTACCGGAAGGACTCATCAAATCCGGGTTCATCTCCAATTCTTAGGTCACCCCATCCAGAATGACCCGATCTATGCCAATCAAAAGGTTTGGGGGTTTGATCTCGGCCGTAACGATGCCGACGCAGCTCGAAACAGTGACGAGGATATCATCTCCCGTCTCTCTCGGATGGGCAAAGAGGACATTGCTGATGCGGTTGCCTATTATGACGAGATGGTGGACAACTACcataggaagaaggcggaaaAGATGTCTGGCCAACTTTGTGACGTTTGCCGGACACCGCTCTATACAGATCCTGGCGAGCAAGAGCTTTCGCTCTGGCTTCACAGTCTCAGATATGAGGATGCTGATGGAGCATGGAGCTATGTGAGCCCCTTACCCGCCTGGGCCTTACCCCCGAGTGGTATGACCGGACCGACAGAGGTAGGCGGAATGGATGATCTTGTAAGCGCTGTCGATGCAAGCTCAACATAA